The Candidatus Pantoea floridensis genome includes a window with the following:
- a CDS encoding DotH/IcmK family type IV secretion protein: MSNFRTLALWLALCGSAGAATSAGTSPAAGTDGGWRSTASASGGAATGQAASAQAAGTPAAAGPLPGQALPPPSSVSYDQAQATIAPLTPEEIRQLRAQQTEQNRALATPGITAVPRITAQTVSLQPGASLPLVRTAVNWPATVSFIDSTGAPWKILGDPVSGSPDIDVKWIPGMSFMVITAKRDFVNTLITVGLEGLPVPLQISVMSGEADTAKKTWTVDARLDLRIPRRGPGAAPDAPGPSRIGLHDDVLQAFLDGVPPSGAKRLKTTGSVPDTAVWQQGDDLYIRSRADIRDEFDTTLSSADGTHLWKLPLTPRVAFSVDGRTEALSIALE; the protein is encoded by the coding sequence ATGAGCAACTTTCGCACGCTGGCCCTGTGGCTGGCGCTTTGCGGCAGCGCGGGTGCCGCCACGTCAGCGGGGACCTCCCCGGCGGCCGGTACCGACGGCGGGTGGCGCTCCACCGCGTCCGCCAGTGGCGGTGCAGCCACCGGTCAGGCCGCATCTGCTCAGGCAGCGGGCACGCCTGCCGCTGCAGGTCCGCTGCCCGGACAGGCGCTGCCGCCGCCGTCATCGGTGTCTTACGATCAGGCGCAGGCGACCATCGCCCCGCTGACGCCGGAGGAAATCCGTCAGCTGCGCGCGCAGCAGACCGAGCAGAACCGGGCGCTGGCCACGCCGGGCATCACGGCGGTGCCGCGCATCACCGCGCAGACCGTGAGCCTGCAGCCGGGCGCGAGCCTGCCGCTGGTGCGCACCGCGGTGAACTGGCCCGCCACGGTGAGCTTTATCGACAGCACCGGCGCCCCCTGGAAAATTCTCGGGGACCCGGTGAGCGGCTCGCCGGACATCGACGTGAAGTGGATACCGGGCATGTCCTTTATGGTCATCACCGCAAAGCGCGACTTCGTGAACACGCTCATTACCGTGGGGCTGGAAGGCCTGCCGGTGCCGCTGCAGATAAGCGTGATGAGCGGCGAGGCCGACACCGCGAAGAAGACCTGGACGGTGGACGCGCGTCTTGACCTGCGCATACCCCGCCGCGGTCCGGGGGCGGCGCCCGACGCGCCGGGCCCCTCTCGCATCGGCCTGCACGACGACGTGCTGCAGGCGTTTCTGGACGGCGTTCCGCCATCGGGTGCGAAGCGCCTGAAGACAACCGGCAGCGTGCCGGATACGGCGGTATGGCAGCAGGGCGACGACCTCTACATCCGCTCGCGCGCGGACATCCGCGACGAGTTTGACACCACGCTCTCTTCCGCCGACGGCACGCACCTGTGGAAGCTGCCGCTGACGCCGCGCGTGGCCTTCTCAGTTGACGGGCGTACCGAAGCCCTCAGCATTGCCCTGGAGTAA
- a CDS encoding DotI/IcmL/TraM family protein, producing MQNPQPAVPPEEAAVVLTDPNIYEHAVHAQHERTLGARFAHRCLTVAVWSLIVNGIQAITIGVLIYVLLNMPGHYVATENGRITPFYPTDKPVWSESDVRQFGAETISKAFTLDFVHYRDQMTAASPDFSEEGFTGYNQALTTGSNILSLVKDKRMNLTNTVEPGVITRRGVIGGRYTWEFQYPVTMRLQGQNSSSPPLRYIFTLRIQQADVRLKPRGLEVTQTITNNAG from the coding sequence ATGCAGAACCCCCAACCCGCAGTGCCGCCTGAGGAGGCGGCCGTGGTCCTGACCGACCCGAATATTTACGAGCACGCGGTACACGCCCAGCACGAGCGAACGCTGGGCGCCCGGTTTGCACACCGCTGCCTGACCGTCGCCGTCTGGAGCCTCATCGTTAACGGGATTCAGGCGATTACCATCGGCGTGCTGATTTATGTGCTGCTCAACATGCCCGGGCACTACGTGGCCACCGAAAACGGGCGCATCACGCCGTTTTACCCGACGGACAAGCCGGTGTGGAGCGAGAGCGACGTGCGTCAGTTCGGCGCCGAGACCATCAGCAAGGCCTTCACCCTGGACTTCGTGCACTACCGCGACCAGATGACGGCGGCCTCGCCGGACTTCTCTGAAGAGGGCTTTACCGGCTACAACCAGGCGCTGACCACCGGCTCCAACATTCTGTCGCTGGTGAAGGACAAGCGCATGAACCTCACCAACACCGTAGAGCCGGGCGTCATTACCCGCCGCGGCGTTATCGGAGGGCGCTACACGTGGGAGTTCCAGTATCCCGTCACGATGCGCCTGCAGGGGCAGAACAGCAGCAGCCCGCCGCTGCGCTACATCTTCACGCTGCGCATTCAGCAGGCCGACGTGCGCCTCAAGCCGCGCGGGCTTGAGGTCACGCAGACCATCACCAACAACGCAGGATAA
- a CDS encoding conjugal transfer protein: MTNKTATALVAVFFCCTAFGAGAATCRAGSAAQTGSEAGYNAAKKASDAWAARESQTSDQLQNCLSGIRNISISLPNLPSLQDIMNQASEKVCGALTDKINSNLPTSIDPWQSYGL, from the coding sequence ATGACAAACAAAACAGCGACCGCCCTTGTGGCGGTCTTTTTCTGCTGCACCGCCTTTGGTGCCGGCGCCGCGACCTGCCGCGCGGGCAGCGCGGCGCAGACAGGCAGCGAGGCGGGCTATAACGCAGCGAAGAAGGCCAGCGACGCGTGGGCGGCCCGCGAGAGCCAGACGTCCGATCAGCTGCAGAACTGCCTGTCCGGCATCCGCAATATCTCCATCAGCCTGCCCAACCTGCCGAGCCTGCAGGACATCATGAATCAGGCGTCAGAGAAGGTCTGCGGGGCGCTGACGGACAAAATCAACAGCAACCTGCCCACCAGTATCGACCCGTGGCAGTCCTACGGCCTGTAA
- a CDS encoding LPD7 domain-containing protein, protein MSTADYPVWLAVLPDQRDTARADAGKHPDGRSAIAWDKEAQLWYARPGADLSRLQAWLPDPSRRSGGGDPQTEFLDALTDAGLIIDGLPVMDGEIHRVSVTDGPKGNGDGVYRGYLNGSKPGGWFINYWTAKTHKDITKWKGTGGESDPVARLHMKAVARQSRDDSARRLADTHARQTAKAKALYERLPPADPDHAYLQRKGVTADDGIRQTRNGALVIPFQDVDGVFRTLQYIPPDGEKYLFSEAPKAGHFRVVGGTLTDGEPILYAEGYATARSLNEVTGRPVVMTIDAGNMLNVANVLSARYLKSPHLFMVDFDHSKPVNTGLVMGEQAALNTGGKVIIPDFTAAERDAGLTDFNDVHQSRGTEALRADLLPQINQALAGLNYKENVMAIPDDAQPAPDNVPAASLDPAADSTPARRPGTAKEKTGEILKLRDEGLKPAQIAEQLGIGQTSVYRILKAQQPESAAPAAPAAGGNDLPATSPEAPQPVPAASADATAVPEPVVPAPAVAEAPVVPDPQPAPAAAAEADILRAPPAIQGELRGALSALIQGSITPGAFQDTADRLQRELSQVRESGTYNDAYVSETQAVFDRLTGGGLAVSERPGMLSRALSAAGLKDSDTTLSLRSSGQSDVRTIPAQIQSLYTRLADGELSRPQLEKALREVRNDLRRAELSGQQSSADVQSSWAAFGRLDLAAGETEGRAVTAAVASLAASQAAATAPAEAAPTVADVSAHAVRPEQAATPDAFSASSETTKPVQDAPASEASPTTPVAAAEATTVSEPAVAEPAAAVADSVPVPNMPDVQPSEAPPAPRAGAEQSAPASTEIPDFSAGLADINERLRALKDEAASLDTDVLAMRTGALINERIALTEMWSQGNDTENVRWPSEESEALEAELRAALEQRPDAPPLPQAAFGEENAILVGAPRVAPQDEDNPASSGASSSRIDTDKLLSRITHDRHPDGKSVVYKLDGEPAFIDRGNRLVMAEGASAHEEKVLAALLTAANHYQGRIELTGSDEFKAFAIGVIVANKLDVSMKNASQQADLDAARRAAGQPVTPAAPADAVRGDPPAACAADAPPVTPAAPTGAPQQATQPVTASPPPVTTPEPAAPRISAEVHTPAEKAREPITGKVTACGQAPFRFEKDASESTFITLRTKEGSQTFWGKELAGLLRESNLQPGRMVTLQWLGEQPVTVKVPQRNDEGQVTHYKSVDTHRNQWSLAPAGGSRVQTGGTELVSLSAVDVNRYQQIQHVLVSRLGLDIQAPPKPADGLYWLKPDGQGSSVPGDPLSAPRPEHNDRAGTAVMSAWGDDGRPDLYLVQGDGHYLQGVVRQDGAYQHVLVSLPDNKGAPPMVINLLTPEGAKPIGSGNGINRSNGQPVPREHVVVKLTGDDQPRIAKLDAPADLPAALHARLGYDERYKAESGWVKDQPAAAPQAAPATPPRPAQ, encoded by the coding sequence ATGAGTACAGCTGACTACCCGGTATGGCTTGCGGTCCTGCCGGACCAGCGCGACACCGCGCGCGCCGACGCCGGGAAGCACCCGGACGGGCGCAGCGCGATCGCGTGGGATAAAGAGGCACAGCTCTGGTACGCCCGCCCGGGCGCGGACCTGAGCCGGCTGCAGGCCTGGCTCCCGGACCCGTCGCGGCGCAGTGGCGGCGGCGATCCGCAGACTGAGTTTCTGGACGCGCTGACCGACGCCGGGCTGATTATTGACGGCCTGCCGGTGATGGACGGTGAGATACACCGCGTGTCGGTCACCGACGGCCCCAAAGGCAACGGCGACGGCGTCTACCGCGGCTATCTGAACGGCAGCAAGCCGGGCGGCTGGTTCATCAACTACTGGACCGCCAAAACGCACAAGGACATCACGAAGTGGAAGGGCACCGGCGGTGAGTCAGACCCGGTGGCCCGTCTGCACATGAAGGCGGTTGCCCGCCAGTCCCGCGATGACTCCGCGCGACGCCTGGCCGACACGCACGCCCGGCAGACGGCCAAAGCGAAGGCGCTCTATGAACGCCTTCCGCCCGCCGACCCGGACCACGCCTATCTTCAGCGTAAGGGCGTGACGGCGGATGACGGTATCCGGCAGACGCGTAACGGTGCGCTGGTTATCCCGTTTCAGGACGTGGACGGTGTGTTCCGCACGCTGCAGTACATCCCGCCCGACGGCGAAAAATACCTGTTCTCCGAGGCGCCCAAGGCGGGCCACTTCAGGGTGGTGGGCGGAACGCTCACGGACGGGGAGCCCATCCTGTACGCCGAAGGCTATGCCACGGCGCGCAGCCTGAACGAAGTGACCGGTCGCCCGGTGGTGATGACCATTGACGCCGGGAATATGCTGAACGTGGCGAACGTGCTCAGCGCCCGCTACCTGAAAAGCCCTCACCTGTTCATGGTCGACTTTGACCACAGCAAGCCGGTCAACACCGGGCTCGTGATGGGTGAGCAGGCCGCGCTTAACACCGGCGGCAAAGTGATTATCCCTGACTTTACGGCCGCAGAGCGCGACGCAGGCCTGACCGATTTCAACGATGTGCACCAGTCCCGCGGTACTGAGGCCCTCCGGGCTGATCTCCTGCCGCAAATCAATCAGGCCCTTGCCGGCCTTAACTATAAGGAAAACGTCATGGCCATACCTGACGACGCACAGCCTGCGCCGGATAATGTACCTGCCGCGTCTTTGGACCCTGCAGCGGACTCCACTCCGGCACGCCGCCCGGGCACGGCCAAAGAGAAAACGGGTGAAATTCTGAAGCTGCGCGATGAGGGGCTGAAGCCTGCGCAGATTGCGGAACAGCTCGGCATCGGGCAGACCAGCGTTTACCGCATCCTGAAGGCGCAGCAGCCTGAATCTGCGGCGCCAGCCGCACCGGCCGCCGGTGGCAATGATTTGCCCGCTACGTCACCCGAAGCACCGCAGCCGGTTCCTGCCGCTTCAGCAGACGCCACCGCCGTGCCAGAGCCGGTCGTCCCGGCGCCTGCCGTGGCAGAGGCGCCTGTCGTCCCCGACCCGCAACCGGCACCCGCAGCGGCGGCTGAGGCTGATATCCTGCGCGCGCCGCCGGCTATTCAGGGCGAGCTGCGCGGAGCGCTGTCTGCCCTGATTCAGGGCAGCATTACCCCGGGGGCGTTTCAGGACACCGCCGATCGCCTGCAGCGCGAACTCAGCCAGGTGCGCGAGTCCGGGACCTACAACGACGCTTACGTCAGCGAAACGCAGGCGGTGTTTGACAGACTGACCGGTGGCGGGCTGGCAGTCAGCGAGCGTCCCGGCATGTTAAGCCGCGCGCTGAGCGCTGCGGGCCTGAAGGACAGCGACACCACGCTGTCTCTGCGCAGCAGCGGCCAGTCAGATGTGCGAACCATTCCGGCTCAGATCCAGTCGCTTTATACCCGCCTGGCGGACGGCGAGCTGTCGCGTCCGCAGCTGGAAAAGGCGCTGCGTGAGGTGCGCAACGATCTGCGCCGCGCCGAGTTGTCCGGTCAGCAGTCGTCCGCAGACGTTCAGTCATCCTGGGCGGCGTTCGGGCGCCTTGACCTGGCCGCCGGCGAGACGGAAGGCCGGGCGGTGACCGCAGCCGTTGCCTCACTGGCTGCGTCCCAGGCCGCTGCCACGGCACCTGCTGAAGCGGCCCCGACGGTCGCTGACGTTTCGGCGCACGCGGTACGGCCAGAACAAGCTGCCACCCCTGACGCCTTCTCTGCCTCTTCTGAAACAACAAAGCCGGTTCAGGATGCGCCTGCGTCAGAAGCATCACCGACCACTCCTGTTGCCGCAGCTGAGGCCACGACCGTTTCTGAACCGGCAGTGGCAGAGCCTGCAGCGGCAGTCGCTGATTCTGTACCTGTCCCGAACATGCCTGACGTTCAGCCATCCGAAGCACCACCGGCACCGCGTGCTGGCGCGGAACAGTCCGCCCCCGCCAGCACGGAGATACCGGACTTCAGCGCGGGCTTAGCCGACATCAATGAGCGCCTGCGGGCGCTGAAAGACGAAGCGGCCAGTCTGGATACGGACGTGCTGGCCATGCGGACGGGCGCGCTCATTAATGAGCGGATCGCGCTGACGGAAATGTGGTCGCAGGGTAACGATACTGAAAATGTTCGCTGGCCATCGGAGGAAAGCGAGGCGCTGGAGGCCGAGCTGCGCGCAGCTCTGGAGCAACGTCCTGACGCGCCACCTTTACCGCAGGCGGCTTTCGGTGAGGAAAACGCCATTCTGGTCGGCGCGCCTCGCGTGGCACCGCAGGACGAGGATAACCCTGCCTCTTCCGGGGCGTCATCGTCCCGCATCGATACCGATAAACTGCTAAGCCGCATCACGCACGACAGGCATCCGGACGGCAAAAGCGTTGTGTACAAGCTGGACGGCGAGCCTGCGTTTATTGACCGCGGTAACCGCCTGGTCATGGCGGAAGGCGCCAGCGCGCACGAAGAAAAAGTGCTGGCCGCGCTGCTGACCGCCGCCAATCACTATCAGGGCCGTATCGAACTCACTGGCAGCGATGAGTTTAAGGCGTTTGCGATCGGCGTAATCGTGGCCAACAAGCTGGACGTGAGCATGAAGAACGCCAGCCAGCAGGCCGACCTGGATGCTGCCCGCCGTGCTGCGGGCCAGCCCGTCACGCCAGCCGCCCCTGCCGATGCGGTGCGCGGCGACCCGCCGGCCGCCTGTGCCGCTGACGCGCCGCCAGTGACGCCCGCAGCCCCAACTGGCGCGCCTCAGCAGGCGACACAACCCGTGACAGCGTCACCGCCGCCAGTCACCACGCCCGAACCTGCCGCCCCGCGGATTTCGGCTGAGGTGCACACTCCGGCAGAAAAGGCCCGCGAGCCCATCACCGGTAAAGTTACCGCCTGCGGTCAGGCTCCCTTCCGCTTTGAAAAGGACGCCAGCGAGAGCACCTTTATTACGCTGCGTACGAAAGAAGGCTCTCAGACGTTCTGGGGTAAAGAGCTGGCCGGCCTGCTGCGCGAAAGCAACCTGCAGCCCGGGCGCATGGTCACACTGCAGTGGCTGGGCGAGCAGCCGGTCACCGTGAAGGTGCCACAGAGAAACGATGAGGGGCAGGTCACGCATTACAAGAGCGTTGACACGCACCGCAACCAGTGGTCGCTGGCACCGGCAGGCGGCAGCCGCGTCCAGACCGGCGGCACTGAGCTGGTATCGCTCTCTGCCGTTGACGTGAACCGTTACCAGCAGATACAGCACGTGCTGGTGAGCCGCCTCGGACTCGATATACAGGCGCCTCCGAAGCCCGCCGATGGCCTGTACTGGCTGAAGCCTGACGGGCAGGGCAGCAGCGTCCCGGGCGACCCACTGTCGGCGCCACGCCCGGAACATAACGACCGCGCCGGCACGGCGGTGATGTCGGCGTGGGGCGATGACGGCCGGCCGGACCTCTATCTGGTTCAGGGGGACGGCCACTACCTTCAGGGCGTGGTGCGGCAGGACGGTGCGTATCAGCACGTTCTGGTCAGCCTGCCGGACAACAAGGGGGCGCCGCCGATGGTGATTAACCTGCTCACCCCGGAGGGCGCGAAGCCCATCGGCAGCGGTAACGGCATCAACCGCTCAAACGGCCAGCCCGTGCCGCGCGAGCACGTGGTGGTGAAGCTTACCGGCGACGATCAGCCGCGCATCGCGAAGCTGGACGCGCCCGCCGACCTGCCCGCCGCGCTGCACGCCCGCCTCGGATACGACGAACGCTACAAAGCGGAGTCAGGCTGGGTAAAGGACCAGCCGGCAGCAGCACCACAGGCAGCACCGGCCACGCCGCCGCGGCCGGCCCAGTAA
- the icmT gene encoding IcmT/TraK family protein, with translation MSEFKKEDYPPGFWRWAGSPLNFLGIPAWLFLLYLFWFRFPAMNTIYIVTGIIAVFRLLKAFGWGVTELLTRLARLARGKSLSGRPWWYRRYTDGE, from the coding sequence GTGAGTGAATTCAAAAAAGAGGATTACCCGCCGGGGTTCTGGCGGTGGGCGGGCAGCCCGCTGAACTTTCTTGGCATCCCCGCCTGGTTGTTTCTGCTTTATCTCTTCTGGTTCCGCTTTCCCGCCATGAACACGATTTACATCGTGACCGGCATCATCGCCGTGTTCCGCCTGCTGAAAGCCTTCGGCTGGGGCGTCACCGAGCTGCTGACGCGTCTGGCCCGCCTTGCGCGCGGCAAGAGCCTGAGCGGCCGTCCCTGGTGGTACCGGCGCTACACCGACGGTGAGTAG